The Streptomyces sp. V3I7 genome segment GGAGTGCGCGGCGCGCCCGGGGCGCATTGGCTGCCGGTGAGACAGCACGGACGTTTCCCCGACCCCCGGCGGCGCATGCGACGTTCCGCCGGCCGTGCCACCGGAGGGCTGACCCATGCGTACTGCTCGACTTCCGCTCCGCTACGGCGCGACCCTGGCGGCCGCCGCCGCGCTTCCGATCGGGTTCGCCGGTCCGTCCGCCGCGGCCTCCGGGATCTCGGTGAACACCTCCGGGTCCTCGGTCTCGGTGACGACCAGCGCGTGCGCCCAGAACAACGGCAACTGGGGCACCGCGTCCCTGCTCACCAGCAGCCAGACGAACTTCGCCCAGGGACGGCAGGCCGCGCTGAGGGGCACGGCGACGAACCAGGCAGCCTCGTGGTCGAACGTCAGCCCGGGGACGTACACCGTGGTCGTCGTCTGTTCGAGCGGCATCACCGCGGGCAGTCAGTCGGTCATCGTCTCCGCGGCGTCGACGCCGACGATCTCCGCCACGTCCTCGCCCTCGCGCGGTGTGATGGGCGGCCTGGGCGGCGGCACCCACGACTACGGGCCGGTCACCTTCGGCGTGGGCGCGGCCCTGGTGGGCGCCGGCGTCATCGCCACGGGCTGGTACCTGCGGCGGCGGACGAGGCCGTACCGCCTCTGAGGACCGAGCCGGCCTGGAGGCGCGCGTCTCAAGAACGCGCGCTCACTCCGGCCGTCCGCCCCCATCCGTGTCGCCCTCGTGCCGCGCCAGCTCCTCGAACTCCTCCACCGCGTGCGCGAGCCACTGCGTCCAGAACGTCTCCAGGTCGATGCCGGCGCGCAGCACCAGGTGGCGCAGCCGGTCCTCGCGGCTGTCCTTGCCCGGGGGGAAGTCACGCCTCTCGATCTCCTCGTACTCGGCCAACTGCCGCTGGTGCAGGTCGAGATGGCGGCGCAGGTCGGACTCGAGGCCGCCCGTGCCGACGACCGCCGCGGCACGCAGGCGCAGCAGCAGGGCGTCGCGGAGCGGTTTCGGGTCCTGGGACGCGGACGTCCAGCGGGCCAGTTCGGCGCGGCCCGCGGGCAGAACGTCGTAACGTTTCTTCTGCCCGCGGGCCGGCTGCTCGGACGGCAGTGTGCGGATGTGTCCCTCGGCCTCCAGTTTCCCCAGCTCGCGATAGATCTGCTGATGCGTCGCCGACCAGAAGTAGCCGATCGATTTGTCGAAGCGGCGGGTCAGTTCCAGGCCCGACGACGGCTTCTCGAGCAGGGCGGTGAGGATCGCGTGCGGGAGTGACATGGGGTCATCCTAGGGACGGGCCGTGTGCGGCAGGCGGCTCCTACAGGGCCGCAGCCACCTCGGTGCCCTGCTTGATGGCGCGCTTGGCGTCCAGCTCGGCGGCCACGTCGGCGCCGCCGATGAGGTGCGCCTTGTGTCCGGCGGCGACCAGCGCCTCGTACAGGTCCCGGCGCGGTTCCTGGCCGGTGCACAGCACGACGGTGTCGACGTCGAGGACGGTGCTGTCGCCGTCGACGGTGATGTGCAGTCCGGCGTCGTCGATCCGGTCGTACTGGACTCCCGGGACCATGGTGACGCCGCGGTGCTTGAG includes the following:
- a CDS encoding PadR family transcriptional regulator, whose product is MSLPHAILTALLEKPSSGLELTRRFDKSIGYFWSATHQQIYRELGKLEAEGHIRTLPSEQPARGQKKRYDVLPAGRAELARWTSASQDPKPLRDALLLRLRAAAVVGTGGLESDLRRHLDLHQRQLAEYEEIERRDFPPGKDSREDRLRHLVLRAGIDLETFWTQWLAHAVEEFEELARHEGDTDGGGRPE